The proteins below come from a single Agromyces flavus genomic window:
- a CDS encoding Fpg/Nei family DNA glycosylase codes for MPEGHSVHRITRQFERNFVGHLVRASSPQGRFAEGAADLDGRRMTDARAVGKQMFLGFEGDRWLRVHLGMYGAWDFAGDILMDATIASSNGRMGQTNQKGTFLDGPNPDAVVLDTAGENSITSIGAPRRTRLRMSESEREGEGDALEAFPPEPVGQVRVRLLTESVVADLRGPTACEVLDPPQVEQVVARLGPDPLLYDGPEAEDRFTSVVRRKPTPIGLLLMDQNVVSGIGNVYRAELLFRARQNPHTPGRQVPEEHVRHLWRDWAKLLRIGVETGQMMTMDDLDDEAWRAAMANRADRHWVYKREGLPCRVCGTNIAMEEIGGRKLYWCPYCQA; via the coding sequence GTGCCCGAGGGCCATTCCGTCCACCGCATCACCCGCCAGTTCGAGCGCAACTTCGTGGGCCATCTCGTTCGCGCTTCGAGCCCCCAGGGCCGGTTCGCCGAGGGCGCGGCCGACCTCGACGGGCGGCGGATGACGGATGCCCGCGCCGTGGGCAAGCAGATGTTCCTCGGCTTCGAGGGCGACCGCTGGCTGCGGGTGCACCTCGGCATGTACGGCGCGTGGGACTTCGCCGGCGACATCCTGATGGATGCCACCATCGCGTCGTCCAACGGGCGCATGGGGCAGACCAACCAGAAGGGAACGTTCCTCGACGGGCCGAACCCCGACGCCGTCGTGCTCGACACGGCCGGCGAGAACTCGATCACGTCGATCGGCGCCCCCCGTCGCACGCGCCTGCGCATGTCCGAGTCCGAGCGCGAGGGCGAGGGCGACGCGCTCGAGGCGTTCCCGCCCGAACCGGTCGGGCAGGTGCGCGTCCGGCTCCTCACCGAGTCGGTCGTCGCCGACCTCCGCGGGCCGACGGCGTGCGAAGTGCTCGATCCACCGCAGGTCGAGCAGGTGGTCGCGCGGCTCGGCCCCGACCCGCTCCTCTATGACGGGCCCGAAGCCGAGGATCGGTTCACGAGCGTCGTGCGGCGCAAGCCGACGCCGATCGGCCTCCTCCTCATGGACCAGAACGTCGTCTCGGGCATCGGCAACGTCTACCGTGCCGAGCTCCTGTTCCGGGCGCGCCAGAACCCGCACACGCCGGGCCGCCAGGTGCCCGAGGAGCACGTGCGGCACCTCTGGCGCGACTGGGCGAAGCTGCTGCGCATCGGGGTCGAGACCGGCCAGATGATGACCATGGACGACCTCGACGACGAGGCGTGGCGGGCCGCGATGGCCAACCGCGCCGACCGGCACTGGGTGTACAAGCGCGAGGGGCTGCCGTGCCGGGTGTGCGGCACCAACATCGCCATGGAGGAGATCGGCGGGCGCAAGCTGTACTGGTGCCCGTACTGCCAGGCCTAG
- a CDS encoding DUF2332 domain-containing protein, with the protein MRESTDAAESTAERYRVFAEVEARGTSPVYADWALGVAGDPATIDLIDELPAAKRQPNLVFTAARFHGAPSGPYPPFRDWLRAHWSDVRATASTHATQTNEAARCALHIPVLAAIDGPLALLEVGTSAGLCLFPDRYSYRYPGHPLLHPVDGPSPVVIDCATTGPVPVPDHLPEVVWRGGIDLNPLGVRDPDDLAWLDALIWPEHDDRRARLRAAAAIVAADPPRIVAGDLDAELDALVAEAPADATLVVFHTAVLAYVDAPGRAHFAEHVRRLPGHWLSVEGRTVMPGIRVREDVPNESSDVVVALDGVQLAWAQPHGRAVRWVPDP; encoded by the coding sequence ATGCGCGAGAGCACGGATGCCGCGGAGTCGACCGCGGAACGGTACCGGGTGTTCGCCGAGGTCGAGGCGCGGGGTACGTCGCCCGTCTACGCGGACTGGGCCTTGGGCGTCGCCGGCGATCCCGCAACGATCGATCTCATCGACGAGCTCCCCGCAGCGAAGCGACAGCCGAACCTCGTCTTCACGGCGGCGAGATTCCACGGGGCGCCGTCCGGGCCGTACCCGCCGTTCCGCGACTGGCTGCGAGCCCATTGGTCCGACGTGCGGGCCACGGCCTCGACGCATGCCACGCAGACGAACGAGGCGGCTCGATGCGCGCTCCACATCCCGGTGCTCGCCGCGATCGACGGTCCGCTCGCGCTCCTCGAGGTCGGGACGTCCGCGGGACTCTGCCTCTTCCCCGATCGGTACAGCTACCGTTACCCGGGCCATCCGCTGCTCCACCCCGTCGACGGACCCAGTCCGGTCGTCATCGACTGCGCCACGACCGGGCCCGTTCCCGTGCCCGATCACCTCCCCGAGGTCGTCTGGCGTGGCGGCATCGACCTCAACCCGCTCGGCGTCCGCGATCCCGACGACCTCGCGTGGCTCGACGCGCTCATCTGGCCCGAGCACGACGACCGACGCGCGCGCCTGCGGGCCGCTGCCGCGATCGTGGCGGCCGACCCCCCGCGCATCGTGGCCGGCGACCTCGATGCGGAGCTCGACGCGCTCGTCGCCGAGGCGCCGGCCGATGCGACCCTCGTTGTATTCCACACCGCCGTGCTCGCCTACGTCGACGCTCCCGGTCGAGCGCATTTCGCCGAGCACGTGCGCCGACTCCCGGGACACTGGCTCTCGGTGGAGGGGCGAACCGTGATGCCCGGCATCCGCGTGCGCGAGGACGTGCCGAACGAGAGCTCCGATGTCGTCGTGGCACTCGACGGCGTGCAGCTCGCGTGGGCGCAGCCCCACGGCCGTGCCGTCCGATGGGTGCCGGATCCCTAG
- a CDS encoding ribose-5-phosphate isomerase produces the protein MRIHIATDHAGLEFSRTLQAHLTNGGHEVVDHGPTEYDALDDYPAFCINAALAVARDQAAGVRALGVVFGGSGNGEQIAANKVRGIRAALVWSMDTAILARQHNDANVISIGARQHTVEEAIRYIDAFIAEPFSGDERHMRRIGQLAEYETTGDIAGKGVDASTGSARRVEASAEAPAGE, from the coding sequence ATGCGCATCCACATCGCGACCGACCACGCCGGCCTCGAGTTCAGCCGCACGCTGCAGGCGCACCTGACCAACGGCGGGCACGAGGTCGTCGACCACGGTCCCACCGAGTACGACGCGCTCGACGACTACCCCGCCTTCTGCATCAACGCCGCGCTCGCCGTGGCACGCGATCAGGCCGCGGGCGTGCGCGCGCTCGGTGTCGTGTTCGGCGGGTCGGGCAACGGCGAGCAGATCGCCGCGAACAAGGTGCGCGGCATCCGCGCGGCGCTCGTCTGGAGCATGGACACCGCGATCCTCGCGCGCCAGCACAACGATGCGAACGTGATCTCGATCGGCGCACGCCAGCACACCGTCGAAGAGGCGATCCGCTACATCGACGCCTTCATCGCCGAGCCGTTCTCGGGCGACGAGCGCCACATGCGCCGTATCGGGCAGCTCGCCGAGTACGAGACCACGGGCGACATCGCGGGCAAGGGCGTCGATGCTTCGACGGGCTCAGCACGGCGTGTCGAGGCGTCGGCCGAGGCGCCGGCGGGGGAGTAG
- the pepN gene encoding aminopeptidase N, giving the protein MPGENLTRIEAEERAALVTVHDYDVRLDVTTGPEVFRSETTVRFAAREGASTFIDAITAAVHSVTLNGVELDPAEVSDGVRIQLADLKVENELTVVADGRYMHTGEGLHRFVDPVDDEVYLYTQFEVPDSRRMYAVFEQPDLKAAFRFTVTAPAHWQVVSNSPTPEPVAAHEGATTWAFEPTPRISSYITALIAGPYDVVRDELTSADGRVVPLGVFARKSLSEYLDADYIFEKTKQGFEYFEAKFGVPYPFAKYDQLFVPEYNAGAMENAGAVTFTEFYVFRSKVTDAVKERRVVTILHELAHMWFGDLVTMKWWNDLWLNESFAEWASTIATAEATEWHGAWTTFNAMEKSWAYRQDQLPSTHPIVAEIRDLEDVLVNFDGITYAKGGSVLKQLAAWVGVDAFFAGVSAYFRKHAWGNTTLADLLAELEVASGRDLSGWSGQWLETAGVNTLRPEFETDDDARITSFAVLQSAIAEHPTIRPHRLAIGFYNLKDGKLVRDHRVELDVDGERTEVAEVVGLARPDLVLLNDDDLAYAKIRLDAASHGVALANLSEIDDSLARALVWGSVWDATRDAETRATDYLALVLGNIASETESTTLRIVLANAILAASAYTDPARRADAQRRLADGFWELSSQAEPGSDAQFQFVKSFAAIAERGSHLDDLQALYEGSLELDGLAVDTDLGWELLVALAAAGRAGDDEIDARLATDDTVTGREAAAKARAAIPTVEAKERAWASIVDVDTASNSVVRDTAAGFLRAADPALLEAFVERYFDMLERVWEQRSYAIAEKLVDGLYPSPLANAALAEASRGWLDAHPDAPPALRRLVVESLAGVDRAVAAQQRDAQEA; this is encoded by the coding sequence GTGCCTGGAGAGAACCTCACCCGCATCGAAGCCGAGGAGCGCGCCGCGCTCGTGACGGTGCACGACTACGACGTCAGGCTCGACGTCACGACCGGCCCGGAGGTGTTCCGCTCCGAGACGACCGTGCGGTTCGCCGCTCGCGAGGGGGCGTCGACGTTCATCGACGCGATCACGGCCGCCGTGCACTCGGTCACCCTCAACGGCGTCGAGCTCGACCCGGCCGAGGTGAGCGACGGCGTGCGCATCCAGCTTGCCGACCTGAAGGTCGAGAACGAGCTGACCGTCGTCGCCGATGGCCGCTACATGCACACGGGCGAGGGCCTGCACCGCTTCGTCGACCCGGTCGACGACGAGGTGTACCTCTACACGCAGTTCGAGGTGCCCGACTCGCGCCGCATGTACGCGGTGTTCGAGCAGCCCGACCTCAAGGCGGCATTCCGTTTCACGGTCACCGCGCCGGCGCACTGGCAGGTCGTGTCGAACTCGCCGACGCCCGAGCCGGTCGCCGCCCACGAGGGCGCCACGACCTGGGCGTTCGAGCCGACCCCGCGCATCTCGAGCTACATCACCGCGCTCATCGCAGGACCCTACGACGTCGTGCGCGACGAGCTGACCAGCGCCGACGGCCGGGTCGTCCCGCTCGGCGTCTTCGCGCGCAAGAGCCTCTCGGAGTACCTCGACGCCGACTACATCTTCGAGAAGACCAAGCAGGGCTTCGAGTACTTCGAGGCCAAGTTCGGAGTGCCGTACCCGTTCGCGAAGTACGACCAGCTGTTCGTGCCCGAGTACAACGCGGGTGCGATGGAGAACGCGGGTGCGGTCACCTTCACCGAGTTCTACGTGTTCCGCTCCAAGGTGACCGACGCCGTGAAGGAGCGCCGCGTCGTCACGATCCTGCATGAGCTCGCGCACATGTGGTTCGGCGACCTCGTGACCATGAAGTGGTGGAACGACCTGTGGCTGAACGAGTCGTTCGCCGAGTGGGCCTCGACGATCGCGACGGCCGAGGCGACCGAGTGGCACGGCGCGTGGACCACGTTCAACGCGATGGAGAAGAGCTGGGCGTACCGCCAGGACCAGCTGCCCTCGACGCACCCGATCGTCGCCGAGATCCGCGACCTCGAGGACGTGCTCGTCAACTTCGACGGCATCACGTACGCCAAGGGCGGTTCGGTGCTCAAGCAGCTTGCGGCCTGGGTGGGCGTCGACGCCTTCTTCGCCGGGGTCTCCGCGTACTTCCGCAAGCACGCCTGGGGCAACACGACGCTCGCCGACCTGCTCGCCGAGCTCGAGGTCGCGAGCGGCCGCGATCTCTCCGGGTGGTCCGGGCAGTGGCTCGAGACCGCGGGCGTCAACACGCTGCGTCCCGAGTTCGAGACCGACGACGACGCGCGCATCACCTCGTTCGCAGTCCTCCAGTCCGCGATCGCCGAGCACCCCACCATCCGCCCGCACCGCCTCGCGATCGGGTTCTACAACCTGAAGGACGGCAAGCTCGTGCGGGATCACCGCGTCGAGCTCGACGTCGACGGCGAGCGCACCGAGGTCGCCGAAGTCGTGGGCCTCGCGCGCCCCGACCTGGTGCTGCTCAACGACGACGACCTCGCGTACGCCAAGATCCGACTCGACGCGGCATCGCACGGCGTCGCCCTCGCCAACCTGTCCGAGATCGACGACTCGCTGGCGCGCGCGCTGGTGTGGGGCTCGGTGTGGGACGCCACGCGCGACGCCGAGACGCGGGCGACCGACTACCTGGCGCTCGTCCTCGGCAACATCGCGAGCGAGACCGAGTCGACGACGCTCCGCATCGTGCTGGCCAACGCGATCCTCGCCGCGAGCGCCTACACCGATCCCGCACGACGCGCCGACGCGCAGCGGCGGCTCGCCGACGGGTTCTGGGAGCTCTCGTCGCAGGCCGAGCCGGGCAGTGACGCGCAGTTCCAGTTCGTCAAGTCGTTCGCCGCGATCGCCGAGCGGGGATCGCACCTCGACGACCTCCAGGCACTCTACGAGGGCTCGCTCGAGCTCGACGGCCTCGCCGTCGACACCGACCTCGGCTGGGAGCTGCTCGTCGCGCTGGCCGCGGCCGGCCGGGCAGGCGATGACGAGATCGACGCGCGCCTCGCGACCGACGACACCGTGACCGGTCGCGAGGCGGCCGCGAAGGCCCGCGCCGCGATCCCGACCGTCGAGGCCAAGGAGCGCGCGTGGGCGTCGATCGTCGACGTCGACACCGCGTCGAACTCGGTCGTGCGCGACACCGCGGCCGGCTTCCTCCGCGCCGCCGACCCTGCGCTGCTCGAGGCGTTCGTCGAGCGCTATTTCGACATGCTCGAGCGCGTCTGGGAGCAGCGCAGCTACGCGATCGCCGAGAAGCTCGTCGACGGCCTCTACCCGTCGCCGCTCGCGAACGCCGCGCTGGCCGAGGCGAGCCGCGGATGGCTCGACGCCCACCCCGACGCGCCGCCGGCGCTGCGCCGCCTCGTCGTCGAGAGCCTCGCGGGCGTCGACCGCGCGGTGGCCGCCCAGCAGCGCGACGCGCAGGAGGCGTGA
- a CDS encoding FMN-binding negative transcriptional regulator, which translates to MRQNPSFTLASEEGVKRLVREHPWATIVSMTDASGLVASHYPVLLDETAEGIVLLTHVGRPDEQVHELGRHEVLVIVQGPHGYISPGWYDANPAVPTWNFVTAHLHGTPELLDADENLRVLEALVDHFEQRLPEPRGMRSTPENAAYADRISAGTVGLRIPITRFVAKNKMSQNKPAETVDRIIAELEGDGPYASPALAAEMRRTHEAFRAAQA; encoded by the coding sequence ATGAGACAGAACCCGAGCTTCACCCTCGCCAGCGAGGAGGGCGTCAAGCGGCTGGTCCGCGAGCATCCGTGGGCCACGATCGTGAGCATGACGGACGCCTCGGGGCTGGTCGCGTCGCACTACCCCGTGCTGCTCGACGAGACCGCCGAGGGCATCGTGCTGCTCACGCACGTCGGCCGCCCCGACGAGCAGGTCCACGAGCTCGGCCGCCATGAGGTGCTCGTGATCGTGCAGGGCCCGCACGGCTACATCTCGCCCGGTTGGTACGACGCGAACCCGGCGGTGCCGACCTGGAACTTCGTGACCGCGCACCTGCACGGCACGCCCGAACTGCTCGACGCCGACGAGAACCTGCGCGTGCTCGAGGCCCTCGTCGACCACTTCGAACAGCGCCTGCCCGAGCCGCGCGGCATGCGATCGACGCCCGAGAACGCCGCGTACGCCGACCGCATCTCGGCGGGCACCGTGGGCCTGCGCATCCCCATCACGCGCTTCGTCGCAAAGAACAAGATGAGCCAGAACAAGCCGGCCGAGACCGTCGACCGCATCATCGCCGAGCTCGAGGGCGACGGCCCGTACGCGAGCCCCGCGCTGGCGGCCGAGATGCGTCGGACGCACGAGGCGTTCCGGGCGGCCCAGGCGTGA
- a CDS encoding amidohydrolase: MSGSDGAPTATPVLLAGVRLPGADAPVDVHVADGTVRAVVPAGAAPAGGVADAASAAERLDLDGRFIVPGLWDRHVHLAQWAMAARRLDLGAVSSALEAAALVAAAVRDGAGEVVGMGYRDGLWPDRQRIDLLDRVAGDVPVVLVSGDLHSCWVNSAAGRRHGLLERAGASGVLREDDCFRLVRELDDVADDVLDDWVADAARAAAARGVVGVVDYEMRWNRDDWARRAAAGFDALRVRFGVYTQHLERAADARLRTGDAIEGTDGLVRVGGYKVITDGSLNTRTAWCVDPYPGLGPDEHPYGQANVPYDELVPHLRRAREIGLDPAVHAIGDRANERALDALEAVQPSGWGGRASIEHAQLLRREDLARFASLGVVASVQPEHAMDDRDVAERYWPGRTDRAFMLRDLADAGVELALGSDAPVARLDPWAAIAAAVGRARDGREPWHPEQAIDARLALAASTDGAGSEVREGAVADLAIVERDPVATEGAELREMPVTITLLAGRITHDAR; this comes from the coding sequence GTGAGCGGATCGGATGGCGCGCCGACGGCGACGCCCGTGCTCCTCGCCGGCGTGCGCCTGCCCGGTGCCGACGCGCCTGTCGACGTGCACGTCGCCGACGGAACGGTGCGGGCGGTGGTTCCCGCAGGAGCCGCACCGGCGGGTGGCGTCGCGGACGCGGCATCCGCTGCCGAACGCCTCGACCTCGACGGTCGCTTCATCGTGCCCGGGCTGTGGGACCGGCACGTGCACCTGGCGCAGTGGGCGATGGCCGCGCGCCGCCTGGACCTCGGCGCCGTGTCCTCGGCCCTCGAGGCGGCCGCGCTCGTCGCGGCCGCCGTGCGCGACGGCGCCGGCGAGGTGGTCGGCATGGGCTACCGCGACGGCCTCTGGCCCGATCGGCAGCGCATCGACCTGCTCGACCGAGTCGCCGGCGACGTCCCCGTCGTGCTGGTGTCGGGCGACCTGCACTCGTGCTGGGTGAACTCCGCGGCCGGCCGCCGCCACGGCCTGCTCGAGCGCGCCGGCGCGAGCGGCGTGCTCCGCGAGGACGACTGCTTCCGGCTCGTGCGCGAACTCGACGACGTCGCCGACGACGTGCTGGACGACTGGGTCGCCGACGCCGCCCGCGCGGCCGCGGCACGCGGTGTCGTGGGCGTGGTCGACTACGAGATGCGCTGGAATCGCGACGACTGGGCGCGTCGCGCCGCGGCGGGCTTCGACGCCCTGCGCGTGCGGTTCGGCGTCTACACCCAGCATCTCGAGCGCGCCGCCGATGCCCGACTGCGTACGGGCGACGCGATCGAGGGCACCGACGGGCTCGTGCGGGTGGGCGGCTACAAGGTGATCACCGACGGCTCGCTCAACACGCGCACCGCCTGGTGCGTCGACCCGTACCCCGGGCTCGGACCCGACGAGCACCCGTACGGACAGGCCAACGTGCCGTACGACGAGCTCGTGCCGCACCTGCGGCGGGCCCGTGAGATCGGCCTCGATCCGGCCGTGCACGCCATCGGCGACCGCGCGAACGAGCGCGCGCTCGACGCGCTCGAAGCGGTGCAGCCGAGCGGATGGGGCGGCCGCGCGAGCATCGAGCACGCGCAGCTGCTGCGGCGCGAGGACCTCGCGCGGTTCGCGAGTCTCGGCGTCGTGGCCAGCGTGCAGCCCGAGCATGCGATGGACGACCGCGACGTCGCCGAGCGGTACTGGCCCGGACGAACCGATCGGGCGTTCATGCTGCGCGACCTCGCCGACGCCGGCGTCGAGCTCGCACTCGGCTCGGACGCGCCGGTGGCGCGGCTCGACCCGTGGGCGGCCATCGCGGCCGCGGTGGGTCGCGCACGCGACGGCCGCGAGCCCTGGCATCCCGAGCAGGCGATCGACGCGCGCCTCGCACTCGCCGCGTCGACCGACGGCGCCGGATCCGAGGTCCGCGAGGGGGCAGTGGCCGATCTCGCGATCGTGGAGCGCGACCCGGTCGCAACGGAGGGCGCCGAGCTGCGCGAGATGCCCGTGACGATCACCCTCCTCGCGGGCCGCATCACGCACGACGCTCGCTGA
- the pepN gene encoding aminopeptidase N, with amino-acid sequence MPAADLTRLEAEERAAVVSAPEYEVVLDLTGDDGRFRSETVARFRATSGASTFIESTTVELHEVILNGVRLDAASVSDGHRIRLDGLAAENELRVVSTREYTNTGEGLHRFVDPVDGEVYLYTEFAVAEANRVYAVFDQPDLKATVRFTITAPEHWSVLSNAPSPEAVAGETSGTATWAFETGPVISSYIVAIIAGPYASWRASATSRDGREVPLGLFTRRSLAQYAEPEVMFELVRDGLAFYEAAFDVPYPYGKYDQIFVPEYNWGAMENVGAVTFNESYLFRSRVSDARREQRAIVVLHELSHMWFGNSVTMKWWNDLWLNESFATWASTLATSRITEFTDVWATFATDEKTHAAEQDQLPSTHPIVADIERLGDVEVNFDAITYDKGASVLKQLVAWVGLDAFQRGVGAYLAKHAGGNATLADLLAELEAASGRELGDWSGKWLETAGVNTLRLAVETDAAGLISSAQVLQSAAASHPTLRPHRVAIGAYDDVDGRLQRVHRVELDVDGPTTEVPGLIGRARPALLLVNDDDLTYAKVRLDDASFGTARDRLAEIADPVARAVILGSAWDGVRDAELSASDFVRLVVSSVGHETQSAARALALARLEIAVGRYVAEDHRAVLAEEAADAVWALAELAPAGSDAQLQFVKAFTRLACVPAHADVLDALRSGEVRLDGLVIDLDLRWEITIARAALGAADDAEIEAALAADDTAKGRQLAATASAARPDQALKDAAWRRVATDTTLSNDVARAVADGWQRTIDPTLLAGTVDDYLAMLERVWSERSFTMASLIVRRLFPAPVIDPELARRTREWLEAHAEPSPLHRLVAEQLSELERALAARDRDADGVGHAAA; translated from the coding sequence ATGCCGGCTGCTGATCTCACCCGACTCGAAGCCGAGGAGCGGGCCGCCGTCGTGAGCGCGCCCGAGTACGAGGTCGTCCTCGACCTCACCGGCGACGACGGGCGGTTCCGCTCCGAGACCGTGGCGCGGTTCAGGGCGACGTCCGGTGCATCCACGTTCATCGAGTCCACCACGGTCGAGCTGCACGAGGTGATCCTGAACGGCGTCCGCCTCGACGCGGCATCCGTCTCGGACGGGCACCGGATCCGGCTCGACGGACTCGCTGCGGAGAACGAGCTGCGCGTGGTCTCCACGCGCGAGTACACGAACACCGGCGAGGGCCTGCATCGCTTCGTCGACCCGGTCGACGGCGAGGTGTACCTGTACACCGAGTTCGCGGTCGCCGAGGCGAATCGCGTGTACGCGGTGTTCGACCAGCCCGACCTGAAGGCGACGGTGCGGTTCACCATCACCGCACCCGAGCACTGGAGCGTGCTGAGCAACGCCCCCTCGCCCGAGGCCGTCGCGGGCGAGACATCCGGCACCGCCACGTGGGCGTTCGAGACCGGCCCCGTGATCTCGAGCTACATCGTCGCGATCATCGCGGGACCGTACGCCTCGTGGCGGGCGTCGGCGACGAGCCGCGACGGCCGCGAGGTCCCGCTCGGCCTGTTCACGCGCCGCTCGCTCGCGCAGTACGCCGAGCCCGAGGTCATGTTCGAGCTCGTCCGCGACGGGCTGGCGTTCTACGAGGCCGCGTTCGACGTGCCCTACCCGTACGGCAAGTACGACCAGATCTTCGTGCCCGAGTACAACTGGGGCGCCATGGAGAACGTGGGCGCGGTCACCTTCAACGAGTCGTACCTGTTCCGTTCGCGCGTGTCCGACGCGCGGCGCGAGCAGCGCGCGATCGTCGTGCTGCACGAGCTCAGCCACATGTGGTTCGGCAACTCGGTGACCATGAAGTGGTGGAACGACCTGTGGCTGAACGAGTCGTTCGCCACGTGGGCGTCGACCCTGGCCACCTCGCGCATCACCGAGTTCACCGACGTGTGGGCGACGTTCGCGACCGACGAGAAGACGCACGCGGCCGAGCAGGACCAGCTGCCCTCCACGCACCCGATCGTCGCCGACATCGAGCGGCTCGGCGACGTCGAGGTCAACTTCGACGCGATCACGTACGACAAGGGCGCCTCGGTGCTCAAGCAGCTCGTCGCATGGGTGGGGCTCGACGCGTTCCAGCGCGGCGTAGGCGCCTACCTCGCGAAGCACGCCGGTGGCAATGCGACGCTCGCCGACCTGCTCGCCGAGCTCGAGGCCGCGAGCGGGCGCGAGCTGGGCGACTGGTCGGGCAAGTGGCTCGAAACGGCCGGGGTGAACACCCTCCGCCTCGCGGTCGAGACGGATGCCGCGGGGCTGATCTCGTCGGCACAGGTGCTGCAGTCCGCCGCGGCCTCGCACCCGACGCTCCGGCCCCACCGCGTCGCGATCGGCGCGTACGACGACGTGGACGGCCGCCTGCAGCGCGTGCACCGCGTCGAACTCGACGTGGATGGCCCGACGACCGAGGTGCCGGGCCTGATCGGCCGCGCGCGGCCGGCCCTCCTGCTCGTGAACGACGACGACCTCACCTACGCGAAGGTCCGCCTCGACGACGCATCGTTCGGCACGGCGCGCGACCGGCTCGCCGAGATCGCCGACCCCGTGGCGCGCGCCGTCATCCTCGGATCCGCGTGGGACGGCGTCCGCGACGCCGAGCTGTCCGCCTCGGACTTCGTGCGGCTCGTCGTCTCGAGCGTCGGGCACGAGACGCAGTCCGCCGCACGCGCACTCGCGCTCGCCCGGCTCGAGATCGCGGTCGGTCGATACGTCGCCGAGGACCACCGCGCCGTGCTGGCCGAGGAGGCCGCCGACGCGGTGTGGGCTCTCGCCGAGCTCGCGCCGGCCGGTTCGGACGCGCAGCTGCAGTTCGTCAAGGCGTTCACTCGGCTGGCGTGCGTGCCCGCCCACGCCGACGTGCTCGACGCGCTCCGGTCTGGCGAGGTGCGGCTGGACGGGCTCGTGATCGACCTCGACCTGCGCTGGGAGATCACCATCGCCCGGGCCGCCCTCGGCGCGGCCGACGACGCGGAGATCGAGGCCGCACTCGCCGCCGACGACACTGCGAAGGGCCGCCAGCTCGCGGCGACCGCGAGCGCCGCGCGCCCCGATCAGGCGCTGAAGGATGCCGCGTGGCGGCGCGTGGCCACCGACACCACGCTGTCGAACGACGTCGCCCGGGCCGTCGCCGACGGGTGGCAGCGCACGATCGACCCCACGCTGCTCGCCGGCACGGTCGACGACTACCTCGCGATGCTCGAGCGCGTCTGGTCCGAGCGCAGCTTCACGATGGCGTCGCTCATCGTGCGGCGACTGTTCCCGGCACCGGTGATCGACCCCGAGCTCGCACGCCGCACGCGCGAGTGGCTCGAGGCCCATGCCGAGCCGTCGCCCCTCCATCGCCTCGTCGCCGAGCAGCTCTCCGAACTCGAACGCGCCCTCGCCGCGCGCGACCGCGACGCCGACGGCGTCGGGCACGCCGCCGCCTGA